A genomic segment from Streptomyces antibioticus encodes:
- the rpsF gene encoding 30S ribosomal protein S6 has translation MRHYEVMVILDPDLEERAVAPLIENFLSVVREGNGKVEKVDTWGRRRLSYEIKKKPEGIYSVIDLQAEPAVVKELDRQLNLNESVLRTKVLRPETH, from the coding sequence ATGCGTCACTACGAGGTGATGGTCATCCTCGACCCCGATCTGGAGGAGCGCGCTGTCGCCCCCCTGATCGAGAACTTCCTCTCCGTCGTCCGTGAGGGCAACGGCAAGGTCGAGAAGGTCGACACCTGGGGCCGTCGTCGTCTCTCGTACGAGATCAAGAAGAAGCCCGAGGGCATCTACTCGGTCATCGACCTGCAGGCCGAGCCTGCGGTCGTCAAGGAGCTCGACCGCCAGCTCAACCTGAACGAGTCGGTCCTCCGGACCAAGGTCCTCCGCCCCGAGACCCACTGA